From Levilactobacillus zymae, a single genomic window includes:
- a CDS encoding glycerophosphodiester phosphodiesterase family protein produces the protein MTKTTMVFGHRGYPAKFPENSLAGFTYAVQHQIEGLEFDVHLTKDNVPVIMHDEKINRTTDGKGYIRDYTLAELQRFKLANGDSLPTLAAFLRVVANQDVQLNLEFKTDKIQYPNIEKIVLGMIHATPLVHPVIYSSFHLPTLKTCQALAPDEIYCWLTDKRVKNAASFVKKEGLAGLHLSHYQDDIPVVERIWTVDSVKQATKLFNDHVAGIFTDDFETMMALKQQLQG, from the coding sequence ATGACAAAAACAACCATGGTGTTCGGGCACCGCGGGTATCCGGCGAAATTTCCGGAGAACTCGTTGGCCGGCTTCACGTACGCCGTGCAGCATCAGATTGAAGGCTTGGAATTTGACGTGCATCTGACCAAGGACAATGTCCCGGTCATCATGCACGACGAAAAAATCAACCGGACCACCGACGGTAAAGGGTACATTCGCGACTACACGTTGGCGGAATTACAACGGTTCAAGCTGGCCAACGGCGATAGCTTGCCGACCCTGGCGGCGTTTTTACGGGTGGTCGCCAACCAGGACGTGCAGTTGAACCTGGAATTTAAGACCGATAAGATTCAGTACCCCAACATCGAAAAAATTGTGCTGGGGATGATCCACGCCACACCGTTGGTCCATCCGGTGATTTATTCATCGTTCCACTTGCCGACCCTGAAGACCTGTCAGGCCCTGGCGCCGGACGAAATCTACTGCTGGTTGACCGACAAGCGGGTCAAGAACGCCGCTTCCTTTGTGAAGAAGGAGGGCTTGGCGGGCCTGCACCTGAGTCATTACCAGGACGATATTCCGGTGGTTGAACGTATCTGGACCGTCGACAGCGTGAAGCAAGCAACCAAGTTGTTCAACGACCACGTGGCGGGCATCTTCACCGATGACTTCGAAACCATGATGGCGTTGAAGCAACAACTCCAAGGCTAA
- a CDS encoding GtrA family protein, which yields MDKQTPLQHHHYPATESEYEAELTETENEFAEQLEAVKEKAHKEIQRYLLWGSLGVVVNISVFYLFNNLLGVEYQISNLIAWVFSVQASFWIDKKLVFKHASAHPFRDMGKFYGTRIFTYVLEALILYVGISLLSFHATITKVIGHGLAIFGNYFFSKWFIFNKKTQKTTN from the coding sequence ATGGATAAGCAAACACCACTACAACATCACCACTACCCCGCAACGGAATCCGAATACGAAGCCGAACTTACCGAAACGGAAAACGAATTTGCCGAACAGCTCGAGGCCGTCAAGGAGAAGGCCCACAAGGAAATCCAGCGCTACCTCCTGTGGGGTTCCCTCGGGGTGGTCGTCAACATCTCCGTCTTCTACCTATTCAACAACCTGTTGGGCGTCGAATACCAAATCTCTAACCTGATTGCCTGGGTCTTCAGCGTGCAGGCGTCGTTTTGGATCGATAAAAAGTTGGTCTTCAAACACGCCTCGGCCCACCCCTTCCGCGACATGGGGAAGTTCTACGGCACCCGGATCTTCACCTATGTGCTGGAGGCCTTAATCCTGTACGTCGGAATCTCGCTGCTGTCCTTCCACGCCACGATTACCAAGGTGATTGGCCACGGGCTAGCCATCTTCGGTAACTACTTCTTCTCCAAGTGGTTCATCTTCAACAAGAAGACGCAAAAGACAACGAACTAA